DNA sequence from the Methylomonas albis genome:
TTGTCTAAAGCTCAGTCCTTTCATAATGCGTTCGGTGATCATATAGTGCCGTAAGCTGTATGGGACCGAGTCTCTATTTTCGCTATCTTCAATATCAGCCAGTTCGACAATTTTGTGGAAGTGATACAGCAGCGTGCGTTTGCTGAGTTCGGTTTTGCCATCCAGGCTAAAAATGAGATCGGTTTCGTGTTTTGGTTTGAGCAGTTTTCGCCACCGCTTAAAGTAATGGCCACCTTTGCATATGACTATGCGAACCAGTGCATCAAATTCGCGCTGTTCAAACGTCGAACGTCGGATCGCTTCATTTTTTCTGTCAATGCGTGGCAGCTTTTTGAAATCGAACTTGTCGACAGTACAGAGATGATTGCGGAACAGAAACTTTATGCAAGCGTTGATTGAGCTTTGCTCGTTCTGAATGGTAATTTGTTTGGCGTTGCCGCGACTTTGTTCTTGCGCGCAAGGTCAAGTAGGCTTGGGTTTGAACCAAATTGGCGTACCGAATGAGGGTGTAAGAATTTTTGTGTAAACGGCCATGAGGTAGGAAACTACCGATCCTGAAGAGGATGAAAAAATGACCGTATCACCCAAAGCCATTCCTGATGAATTACTCGATGCCTTGATGTCGAACTATCAAACACCCGAAGACCTGATCGGTGCCAATGGACTGTTAAAGCAGTTGACCAAAGCCATTGTCGAACGCGCCCTGGAAGCGGAAATGACCGCGCATTTGGGCCACGGCAAGCATGAGGCGGTGACCAACGCCAATAGCAATGCCCGTAACGGCAAGAGCCGGAAAACGCTCAAAGGCGACTTCGGCGACTTACCCATCGAGATTCCCCGTGACCGTCATGGCGAATTCGAACCCCAGATTATCGCCAAGCATCAACGGCGCTGGACGGGCTTCGACGACAAGATCATCTCGTTGTACGCCCG
Encoded proteins:
- a CDS encoding tyrosine-type recombinase/integrase, translating into MLKPKHETDLIFSLDGKTELSKRTLLYHFHKIVELADIEDSENRDSVPYSLRHYMITERIMKGLSFRQVAEMCGTSITQIERTYYHLNDDIRMENALA